The genomic region AACATTCTGGTAACTTTTCCACATAACTTTCCTTTCCTCTGGTGGAGTTGGTTCGTCCATCATGACCCTCCACCAAGGGTTTGGCCATAGTTGCCATGCTGGATCCGTAGTGGGTATCGACCCCAATTTCTGGCTCACCGGAGTAAGAGGAAGGATGCTCTTCCATGCTTCCCTTTGATTCACATCGGACCAGCCCCAAACTACTGAGTTTCACAAAATTGCAAGTTGGTTGTGTTCTTCCAACACCAGTGGACAAgacttttaatttcttttgtttatggGTCCGGGAATTCTTTCCCCTTCCATGCTTAGTTAAGCCTTTCCCTTGCCCATCAGATAAAACACTAGCCCAACATCTCTGCCACCCCCTTGCCCATCAGATAAAAGAATGGGCTCGTAACTTCTAACACACTCAAGTGCCTTATTTATCAGACACGTGTTGCTATTGGGACTAACACCTACCGCCTTTATCCGTTGACTAGCTATTTGCACTTCCACAGTCTCGTCTACAGTCTCCTTGGGCCCCACAATATGGCCGTTTGAGTCAAGTTGCCCGTTTGAATCATATTTCGGGCTGCTTACTTGGTTCTACCTCACTTGATCTTCCTTCGCATACTTAGTTGGCCTAACCAAACTAGAGGCATCAACCTGGTTGGTCCTCATTAGCTTCCCCTTCTCTATCACAGCTCGGAACACCCTTTCCAAATAACGTTACTGTGCTAATGATTTCGTTAGTTGGCTGGTTTTGAGAGAATTtgggaaactaacatctcgagttttagaaactcgagatttaattaaaaatcgagcttttaaaactcgagttatGGGGTTTGTTATGGTCTTCGTTACTCCCATTACGTGGACAAATTTTCCACCTGGAGGAACttagccacgtagaaatcgagtttataagactcgaaatcttCACAATATTCCCCCTTTCAAACGCCTAACTCaaacactctcactctctcaaaaaTCCTGAAACActttctcaatctctcaactctcagtgtctcaaacgctctctctcaatctctcaaacaCCGAAACCAGTCACCCTTTAACGCTCTAACGCTTCTCGGCTCAGAACCCTCTAACGCTCTCCTCTTTcagaaccctctctctctcgcttctcAGCTGCTGCTACACCGACTGCCGGTCCGCCATAACACCGCCGGtaagcctctctctcttccctaaTTCCATGGGTGCTTACACCTTTTGGTCCTGTTACTCTGTTTTGGTGTAATTTGTTTGAACATGGCTTTTTCTGAAATGGGTTCTTCTAGATTAATTCACAGAGGCATGAatttaggaatttaattttgtttttactgaTATAGCAACATTTAGACATCAAAAATTGGCCTTCTCCTTTCTTTAAAGGAAAACACAGCTTACACAACCATATGAGAATGAACCTTTGAACTACACTCAAAATTCTTTTGACATTCCAATATGCGTATAATATTGGCAGCTAGGAGAGCTCAATATCACTTAGCACTACACTATATTTTTTAAGGGAAAtatgtgaaaaattaaaatgtcaCACTAGTAATTCTCACAAAAGCAAGATATGTGAGAATTGGTATCTCCTTAACTAAAAGGAGAGATGTAGAATTCCCACAATTCAtggaaattataattttcaataaattaatcAGATGAACAACCAATTTTCATGAatgattacaattttttgtccTGAATTCTTACATAAATTGAATTTGGGTTCTCCCTCTAtgggatttatttatttttcacacatttggatttatttattttgtttgtgttggataaaataaaagtgaagGTGAGAGATATTTCAAAGGCTTAAGCTTGGTTTTGGCATTGATTGGGGTTCTAATATAAAATCCAGGGATGTTTACTGACAGTATCTTGTTTAAATGCCACgataatttttttgggggagagatgctaccaaatttttttaatgttcatgGAGACATTAACTATACAATTGCTTAATTTTCATACAACATGATGCTAATTGAGAcccacaaaaaatttaaatataattttataaggaTATCTATAAAAATTggagaaaatgtaattttgttcTAGTGTTAAAACCAAAAACATGAATaagaataattattcaattacaaACTTTTATTCCTCGTAATACCAAATCCAATTCCTTAACTAATTTACATCAAATGTACTAAACCCTTTGTTTCAAGCCTATCATTTTCTGGTTTGGAACTTGCCTAAAGCAACAAGTTCAGCTACTCCTCGACTTTAATTACTTTCAGACCATTATACTGATTTGGAACTAACCCAAATCATCAAGTTCAATTACTCCTCATCTTGGACAAGCATGACCAACATCCAACTCTTCAACCGGAATAGCATATGGCGAACTCCAGTCAGCATCAAAGATTTGTTGAAGTTGTGAAACAATGGCAGGGTTGTATGTTCCAAAGCTGACACCAACTGTTGTATAGAAGTAATCCCAAATAAGATTGCTTGTGCCAATGTGGGCTCGCACATCACTAACTGCATACTTTCCATGGTTTACCCTGGTATACCCAAGGTAAACATTTCCTGTACTAGTTCCCTTTTGAGTAGCAGGTCCTGTCAAATTGAAACCTGGAACCCTGTAGTACTTAATCTCAACTTTTCCAAAACACTTGTTGTACTTTGATGAATTGTAGAGAACATTGGAGTAAAGGAGAGACTTCAGATACTGATCAGTATTGTCGATAAAATGTGCTCAGTAGGCTACTAATATCTTCACTGTTGCATCCTTGGAGAAGACAACCTACTAATCATAAATTTTGTAAGACTATAAAACCTGGAACGTTGAAGGTTCTAATAAAGATATAAACAGGTGAAAATCTATTAAATGAGTAAAATCATGTTTGGTAACAATGAAAGATAATCCATTCCACCTTTTGGTAGCATTTGAAATAAGTCTCTCTTTTGGTAGCATTTGGTAACAATGAAAGATAATCCATTCCACAACTGCTCCAAAATTTTGACTTGGGATATATGTTCTTCATATCTTGTTTGTTGAGGTTATGTAACTAGGCTTAATATAATTGTTTGTGGGCATTAGAGTTATTTATGAAGACCTAATTCTATGGAATATTGTTGCACTCTTTGCAGTATGGAGCCTGGGATCGATGAGGAGCCAGAGATTGTGCGCCCTGGTCCAGAAGATCCTTCATTGTTGACGCGACAACGAAATCATCGAtcagaggacatttggaatggcgaggtgaaatatctagttttAACAACtactttaatttttacgttgtcGTTGACTTTTAGCAAGTTCTTTGAAAGTTGTATATCTAATTCTAACaaccgctataatttttatccattttacaGGACTCGGGCTCACTTACATGCCGTGGTCGCGCTAAGGAGATGGCAAAGATAACGATGCAAGATAATCGGGTGATTGATATTATCAAGTTGGTGGGGTTAGAAGGATTGTTTAGGGTCCCTtccagagagatagatcattgcctaatatcggccctagttgagcgatggcggccggagactcatacgttccatcttccacatggtgagatgtcaatcaccctagaagatgtggaggtcatttttggacttcctatagacggtgaggtcttggttgggccgactACTGTGGTGGATGGGAATTGGAGGCAACTATGCGTGGAGTTGCTTAGTTTTAGCGTTCCGgagaatgacaacaaaactttggtggggcaaagaattctTATTAGCCGCCTTGTTGAGCGCATTGCAGAGCCACTACCTCATGATGCAACGGAGGAGCAAGTACATCAGTATGCccggtgctatattttagcaCTACTAGGGGATAAGattttcatggacaagtcgggagatagggtgcatctGATGTTCATGGAGTTCCTGCGGAACCTTCATGATCCGCCaaagtatagttggggtagtggttgcCTGGCATGGTTGTATAAAGAGTTGTGTCGGGCAAGTGATAAAGAGGCATCGCAGATTGGTGGGGCGTTGCAattggtccagtattgggcatgggcgaggttgccattcttgtgcccgaGGATAGAGCCACCACCTGGATGCgattatggcccatggccaaaagctccacttgcatttaagtaagtattttccTGATACTTAGTGTGTTATGCAATGTACTATTCTTAGTAACTAAGTGGTAATATCTTATGTTATTCGATCGTAActgtaggtgggtgcgggtgccaagCCCGAAGAGTAGGCCATCCGGCACGGCGTTGATCCATTATCGTgagcaattagttagaatgCAGCCGGACCAggtaataatatacaaaatttctgtggaagttatgttaattttccttaagaatatgtTGAAATCATTGCTTTAAcatatcttctattttaatttttgtttttccctttatctatgtattctcctttgtttcacattttaagatattatgataattgttttttgtttctattgtagatTATATGGCAGCCATATGAGGCAGACTTCGGCCACCTTCCTGACTTCTGCGTCGCAGGGAGGGATACGTGGACGGCAAGGGTgccacttgtgtgtttttgcatagtagagaCACACCACCCAGATCGTGTCCTTCGACAATTTGGGTTGGCGCAAGAGCGGCCCGATCATGTTGTGTACGATGATAGACTGCATAGAATAGACTTGCGTGGGAAGGTGGAAAAGAATTGGAGGGAGGAACATGGACCGTATATCCTTACATGGGATACGAGACAACAACGActttgccatgcacctcctcagACTGGTGAGATGCCTCGCAATCATGATTATTACCGCTGGTACCGTCTAGTCACTCGAAAGTATGTCGACCGCAACAGCGCTAAATTAGATATAATGGTAATGtgttaaattagattttattgcctactttgttttttcttcagtACATGTAGGAACGTAGaatcaattgatttcttttttcagcAAATCTAGTTTGATCTGACTGACCTCCAATTAAAAAGACTTTCTATTACATATAGTATTCTAATAACACTTTTTGTTCTTAGTTGAGTATTTGAGTAGATCAAATCTGattgtactggttctttctCCGTTTTAGGTTGAAAGCCATTTAGCActgttggagatgcttcctGTAGGCAGCCGAGCACACAACCATGTCCGACGTGTCCTAAATAATGTGGCTGGGCTTGGTGGTGGTCTTGCAGCAAATGGGCAGGCAAACAATGGGCATGAGACTGAGTCAACAACTACTGCAACCCCAAGCACAAATGCAGCACCCCGAAGTACATCGACCCGTGTTCAAGGTGCTACTGCAAGCCTAAGCACAAGTGCAGCTAGGGGCCATGGTCGGCCTACTacagcaagcccaagcacaagtgcagctaggggccgtggtcggccTGCTAtagcaagcccaagcacaagtgtAGGTAGGGGCCGTGGTTGGCGTGCAACAACCCCTCGGGTTGTAACTAGTCCCGAGGTACCTGCACCCATCCCACACGCATCTCCTCCACCTGAGGTTCCTCCACCCATCCCAGATGCATCTCCTCAGCTCAAGGTCCTTTCACCCACCCCACCTTCGCAGCCCAGTTTTGatcttggttttgattttcatatgACCCCTCCTACGCACCCTGAGACACCCTCATACCCACCCACTAGCTCCAATGCACCCACTTTGCCCATGACAATGATCCCCACTCCTAGCTATACAgagcatcattacccacctacctcatcctcatccgaCCCTTTAGGACCTCCAGTTGGGATTGACACTGATGTACCGGACCAGCATCCCCCTCAGCAGCCCTCACCCCCACGAGGTAGACCACAACGTACTAGAAGAGCACCCACTTGTGGGACTGGTggacacaaaataggacacaaaggcAGCTCTATGGTATGATAACATTACCAACAATGTAATGATATATATTGTGGTTCACTTTATTCTTATCATTACACCGAATATTGATTGTATGCATCTAATGTCTTTGCAGCACGATgatgagcctaaggatgatgcccCACAGCCTCCTCCCCCCGCGCCCAAACATTACATAAGGGTTAAAAAACGCAAAATTGGTGAATCTTGAAAAAGAAGCAATACCTGAAATGTGGTGGATGTGGATGTAGATAATGTGAGGCAATGAGTTACAGTAAAATTAATTCCAAGCTTGGCtgctttttaattcatttttgccacatgctttttaggaattttttgatttctttacttgttgaATTGTTTGTGATAGTGCTTCTACATGATTTTTCCTTGAAGCAATTGTTTGTGACAAAATGTGGTGTGGTTTATCCTTGAAGCATATAGTTCTTCTTCTATTAAGCATATACCTTTTGCAAATTATGCACGGTGTGGATTTACCAGTGTTTGGGTGGTCTAGAATTTCTGACTTCTAGTGTTTTGTCTTCAACATGATTTTTTGCCTCTAAATTGTGTTTTAATCATGTAATATTCCAGGTCATCGCAAATAGAGCAGCAGAGATCCTTGGCCATAAGCGTGGTGAAAAGGTTGTGCACCCTAATGACCATGTGAACAGATCACAATCTTCTAATGACACCTTCCCCACtgtaagtctttttttttcttttatttttaacttgttCATTTCCACCACTTGGAGGGAATCACTCCTCCCttctgtttttatttgttttccttGTCCAATCAACTGGTTTCTTGCTGTCTTTTGTTAAGTAATGCGGTTTTCTTGTATCCAGGTAATGCATATTGCAGCTGCAATGGAAATAAATTCCAGATTGATACCAAATTTGAAACATTTGCATACCTCACTAAATTCAAAGGTTTGATGATTATTTCATCCTTTTTCAACACCAGATTGAAACATGATGGCTAAATTAGACTGTTGTTGCTGCTCCATGTCTTATAGACTGTGTTGGATGTTTCATCTTTGGATAACCTTTTTAACTTTGAGTTGTACACTTGGATTCAGCCCTTTGAGTCACGTGGTTTGACTTTGTATTAGATTCATTCTATTGTTGCTTTTGCTGGGATGGACTTCTGATTGCTTTGTGCTTTTGTTGCAGGTAAAATATGGAATTGACCGTGTCTTCTGCACGCTACCTCGGATCTATCAGGTTATAAACTCTTAAAGTGTTaaatctttaatattttttcttttgttctctcCTTTTAGTTCTGACTGATTGGAGACTTTATTTGAGCAGCTTGCACAGGGTGGTACTGCTGTAGGCACTGGATTGAACACAAAGAAAGGGTATGTTATTGCTTTGAGGTTGAAGCAATTTacttattttggtattttgtgaCGTGTATTGCTCTAAATACAAGTATCTTTACTTGTTCTCATTCCCCTGgcttgattttctttgttttatcaATTTTCTCTGCCCTTTCTGTAGATGATTTCCCCTCCTCCCTATCTGCCATTGTAACACCTTTTTCCTTATTGTTTCAGAAAATTATTCTGATAAAACTGTAAATCATGTCATGGATTTGGCAATAATGAACATGAATTCTATATTCTTTCCTCTAAACCTTTTGTCTGTTCATTTTCTATCCCTTTTCTGTTGTGGGGATGTTTTACTGTATGAGCAATTCATTACTTTTCATCTTGTCCTACTTGAGACCGAGTGGGGCTGTATGCTCATATGTTTCATTTTTGGCAGGCTGCACATGATGCTTTTGTTGAAACCAGTGGAGCCCTTAACACAATTGTTGCTTCTCTGATGAAGATTTCAAATGACATACGTTTATTAGGAAGGTTTGTATGCCTAGTGTgacttgcattttttatttacgGTTCTCTTTAAGGTTTTCACTGTGTTTCTCTTGTACAGTGGTCCACGTTGTGCCTGTAAAGCTCCCATCTTATTCCAcaattcttttaatttatttcctttttaactaaaaacccaaatttcatTACTTAACTGAACCTAGGCTCTCATATTTGAAATCATTTAACATAGGCTCTCATGCCAACAAGCTCCAactcaaatggcacttccttCTACTAAGATTGACATTATCTATagttatgaataatttgttagAGAGGTTTATTCAATGACATTTGAAATGGAGAATTTCAGACCTTTTACCTTCCTTCTGGAAACAATTACTTTAATTGGATTTCAAATGGCTCAttcttgtttgaattttgaaatagaTAGTGTCTCAGCATGATCTTGCACAGTCCATCATCATAACACTTTTTGCTTACTTTATTTGTtcttttgctaaaatttttgtCAGCTTTTGTACTTTATACAGTAAGGAGAGATTTATTTTCCCCCCCATCTCAAATAGAATTAAATCTGTCTTTATTAGAATTTGTGCCATTGGAGCTTTCCATTATTCacctattttcttttctttttttctttttttggggggggggggtgattttaaaattttattagaacCACAAACAGTAGCTTGCCAAAATCtcagttgtaaaaaaaattaattgattccCTAGACTGCTTGATGTGCAGGAAGATGATGCTTTTGTTTATTGAAGCATCACTATTATGAGTGTAATTCTGTTGGTGTTGAGGAATTTGTTCCACTGAACCGACATCATcagtttctaaaatttaaaaactgaTCACTGGTTGTCagattaaaaaatcaaatcaactgAAACTGATGGAATATCAGTTCATTGGTCGATTTTGTTGGTAGTGGTAGATTGAGTACCTTTGAAACTAAGATAAGCAGCAAGAGGCGCTTGAATGGGCTCAATGGATTCTTTTGATGACGAATACAGATTTCTCTTGAAATTTTCTCAATGGTATGGTACTGATTCCACCCAACCCTAGCCCCTAGGTGCTAACTCCTAGAGGTCCTCTTTTACTTGGTGTTGACTTTAACAAGACATATGTGCTGCCTCCTAggttctttatcttttatttttctgttctttAATTTTCATGTTGCATTGTTCCAGTCAAAGTTCTTAAAGAAGGATATAGTGGATCGAAAATTCAAATGGATGATGGAGATAAACTAAGGGAACAAACCTAAATGCTTTTCTATGTAGAACAGTGGGCTTGATTTCTTGCATAAGTAATGGGCCTGTTAATGTCTTCTTTTTGCATAGCCTAGAATTTTGGGAAATCAAACCATCTCATTAAGCCCCATC from Castanea sativa cultivar Marrone di Chiusa Pesio chromosome 11, ASM4071231v1 harbors:
- the LOC142616865 gene encoding serine/threonine-protein phosphatase 7 long form homolog — protein: MDKSGDRVHLMFMEFLRNLHDPPKYSWGSGCLAWLYKELCRASDKEASQIGGALQLVQYWAWARLPFLCPRIEPPPGCDYGPWPKAPLAFKWVRVPSPKSRPSGTALIHYREQLVRMQPDQIIWQPYEADFGHLPDFCVAGRDTWTARVPLVCFCIVETHHPDRVLRQFGLAQERPDHVVYDDRLHRIDLRGKVEKNWREEHGPYILTWDTRQQRLCHAPPQTGEMPRNHDYYRWYRLVTRKYVDRNSAKLDIMVMC
- the LOC142618082 gene encoding fumarate hydratase 1, mitochondrial-like is translated as MHIAAAMEINSRLIPNLKHLHTSLNSKVKYGIDRVFCTLPRIYQLAQGGTAVGTGLNTKKGLHMMLLLKPVEPLTQLLLL